CGAATTCGGAACCATTTTCACGGGTTCTAGCAAAGGCTGGATCATTATTAATCCGTTTTTTGCTTACATCCCCTTTGGTTCTTACTAAAAACCCTTCTTAGCCCTTGTAAAAGGTAAGATTGTCCAGGGTTCCTTCGATCTTGATTAAGCTTTTTAATTTTGCCATGATTTTTTGATTTTATGAGGACGTTTCATAGTGTCCTCGAGTTATACCAATTATTTTTTAGTATTCATTGACCTTGCGCGCCAAACACCTGCCGTTGTTTTTATAAATCGGGTTTTGAATCTGGGGTAAAGGTATGTGGGAATGACCAAGGGTGTTTGTAGATTCTGCCAGTACAGTCTTTTATTGCGGAAAATGGTTGTGTTTTTTAGGTTTTTACCGAAAAGCGTCTGTTTCTGCCATTATTGACGGTTTCTGCTGAAATACCTATGGCATGCATTATCCATACATTATCCATGGAGTATCTATGGAGTATCTATGGAGTATCCATGCCGTATGACCCGTCCTAAAAGACACTAAAAACACGTTGTGTTCAAGCTTGTCTTAAACTTAAACAAAGACTACAGAGAACTTAAGACTAACTGAATAAAAAGTTATCTTCAGACTTAACTTTATTTTTAGACTATAAAACACCTGATATAGTATATTTTTAAAAAAAGCATAAATCAATTTTAACCTGTAGCGGTATTGTTAGAATAAGACATTAAGAACTACAGTATAAATGTATAATATTTCGTATAAAAATTGTAATTTTAAAGAATGAAAACATCTATAATACATAGTCTAACTGAAAATTTTGAATCTTGTGCTCACAAAACTTCAGACGGAGTAGAATTTTGGATGGCAAGAGATTTACAACATTTATTATCATATACAAAGTGGGATAATTTTCAAGGTGTAATTTCAAAAGCGAAAACAGCTTGTGAGCTTTCTGAACAACAAATAGATGACCATTTTGCCGAAGTCGGGAAAATGGTTTCGATTGGATCGGGAGCGGAAAAAGAAATTCCAGATATTATGTTGACAAGATATGCTTGTTATCTAGTTGCTCAAAATGGGGATCCTCGTAAAGAGAAAATAGCCTTTGCTCAACGATATTTTGCCATTCAAACTAGGAAAGCAGAACTTATTGAGATTAAGATTCTTGAACACGAAAGGGTTAATGCAAGAGAAAAATTAAAGGCTACCGAAAAAGAGTTATCACAAGTAATATTTGAACAAACAGGAGGCAATCAAAATTTCGCACTAATTAGAAGTAAAGGAGATACAGCTTTGTTTGGAAAGACTACGCAGCAAATGAAAGACAGATGGGGAATTAAAAACAAGCCATTAGCTGATTTTATGCCCACAATACTTTTAAAAGCTAAAGACTTTGCTACCGAAATCACAATATTTAACGCCAAAGAAAATAATATGAAATCTGAAAGTCAAATTTCTAGAGAGCATATAATCAACAATAAGTCTGTACGTAATACCTTAGTGTCACGTGGCATAAAACCTGAAAATTTAAAAGCAGAAGAAGACATAAGTAAAATTGACAGACGTTTAAAAAGTGAGGAAAAAAAAAGTTTGAAAAACCCGAAAAAATTAAAATAGCAACACACAGCAATCTGTAAAAGTAACTACTAGTCTACGTACTAAAAATCCTCGCACATAAACGAAGTCATAGCCAAACACGTTATATGTGCTAGATGAAGAGAAGACCCCACATAGTAGGGTAAGCACATTTCATTTTTTTCGTGCATCAAAAAAACAACTTACGCTTCATCGTCACCACCCGATAAAACTCATTTAGGAGATTAAAATTAATTTGACTTTATTATTTTCAAAAAGATTAACTTTGTGGGTTAATAAATTCGTATTTTACGAAAACCTATAAAGACCATAGAAAACAATAATGAACGGACAAAAAACAATAGATTTAATTGGTTTAAACAAAGCCATTTCTACTACTTTGAAAGGCAAGAAGCTTTCCGAAAGTAAATCTATTGTCTTGAACCAAGCAAAAGAGTTTGGCATAGATGCAGTTTATTTTAATACCGATGAAAACGACAATAGTTTTCCTGCTATATTTTTAAAAAAAATAAACTCATTTGATATAAATTCATTAAAAGAAATTGCAAGCACTCACAAAAAAGCTTGGAACTTCAAAAAAGTACTATTTCTGTATGTTTACTCTGAAACAGAAATTCGTATTTATAACTGTTCTGAAAAACCTATAATCATCACTAAAGATAATTTTGACTATGACAAAGAACTTCAAAACATTGAAATAAAGTCTTATAAATTTTCTGATAAAGAACAAATCCAGGAGCTTAATCAACTTTTTTCAACTATTGCAATTGATACAGGAATTATCTGGACTTTAGAAGAAGCTCAATTTATTAGAGATAAAATAAACTTACAACGCAGAGTCGATAAGTATTTAGTGGATAGTTTAGTTAACACAGCTAAACAACTGGAACAACAAGGACTTGAAATTAATTTTATTCATAAAATCATTCTTCGTTCTTTGTTTCTATTATATTTAGAAGATAGAGAAGCTACAGATGAGAAATTTTATTCCAAAATTAGAAAGGGAGCAAAATCCTATTTTGACATTCTGAATGATGTAAACTCTACTTATGAATTATTCGATAAATTAGAAGAGCATTTTAATGGTAACGTTTTTACTTTAGAAGTAGGAGAAAACATATCTATCAATGAACTTCAATTAATTAAAAAATGTTTTATTAGTGGTAATGATAATACACCACAAATAAACCTATTTGAGGATTGGAGATTGTTTGATTTTAGCATTATACAAATAGAATTGCTAAGTGAAATCTATGAAAACTTTTTATTTAAAACTGACCCTGAATTAAAGAAAAAAACAGGAACATATTACACACCACCTTCTTTGGTTGAATTTATTTTAAATGAGAAGCTACCAGTTAATAAAGGAGAAACAAACTATAATATAAAGATTTTAGACCCTTCCTGTGGCTCTGGAATTTTTTTAGTTGAAAGCTTCAAACGATTAGTAAAGCGTTATGAGAATTCTCATAATGAAAAACTAACTGACTTTAATAAATTAAAAAAACTACTTACTGACAATATTTTTGGTGTAGAATTACATCCACAAGCGATTAAAGTTGCTGCTTTTAGTTTATACTTAGCTTTAGTGGATAATCTAGATCCTAAAAACATTTGGCAAAATAAAAATCATAGCTTACCAAATCTTATCAATAATCCAGAAGATAAATCATTAAAAGTTCAAGGGGGAAATTTATTTTGTAGAGATACTATTGAAGTAAACGAAGAAATAGAAAATATAGAATTTAATCTGGTAGTCGGAAATCCACCGTTTGGAACAACGAATTTACTTGAATCTGTAAAAAATTATTGCAAACAATTTGATTTTGCTAAAGAAATGGTCTTACCGTTTTTACATAAATCTACAAAGTTTGCACCGAATGGAGAAATAGCTCTAATATTTAACACCAAAGTTTTAACAAATACAGGAGGAACTTATCAAAACTTTAGGAAATGGTTATTTAATGATTGCTATGTAGAAAAAGTTTATAATTTTTCAATACTCCGCAATGCAAAGAAAAATTTTGGAGGTCAATTGTTTGGAGATGCAACTGGCCCTATAAGCATAATATATTATCAAAAAGAGCATCCTATAAACCCTTCCGATAAAATCACATATTATGCACCTAAAACTTACATAAAATCAAATATAATTGAAGGTTTAAACATCGATTTTACGGATTTAAAACATCTTCCAAGAGAAGAATGTCAAAAACCTGACACTAAAATTTGGAAGGTTGCAATGTGGGGTGGAATGAATGATTGGGAATTAATCAAAAAGTTAAATAGTACTACAGTATCAATTAAGGATTTTTTCAATAAAGAGAATATTGATTATGGTGTAGGATTTGAACTTAGTAATCCTGCAGACAAAACAAATTATGAAATTAAAACATTACCCATCCATACACCTAAGAACATTATAAAATACTATACACCAACACCAAATAAAAGGATAGATACTGATAAGTTTCGAAGATTAGGGAAATTAAGTGCTTACCAAAAAGAACATATCCTATTAAATGAAGGCATAAAAGTCGTTAATAACAGTTTAACTTTACTAGCCTCTTTTGTTGACTACAAAAGTGCTTATTCAAAAGGGATTGTTGGTATTTATTCAAAGGATGACAATATTGATTTATTAAAATTATTAACTATCTATTTCAATTCTGAATTCATACGATACTTTTCTTTTTTAACAACATCTAGTTGGGGAATAGAAAGAGATGTTGTTAAATATAAAGAATTGTTCGAAGCCCCTTTTTTATTAGATAGTTTAAATAAAAAAACCAGAAATCAGATAGTAAAACTATTTGACAATAAACTTTACGACAACGAATTTTATTTAGTTAATAAAACAATTGAGGACGAGTTAAATCAAATTATTTTAAGTGATTTATCAGAATATGACCGATTTACTATTCAACATTTGCTAAATAATATTGACTTATTCCATAAACAAGAAAAATCAAAAGCATTATTTCCCGCACTTCAAGAGCAAGTAAATATATTTAGCACATTAATTTCTAATGAGTTAAATAACTTTCTTGACGGACAAGATTTATTTGCAAATGCTACGATTTTTAATGATATCAATAGATATAGTCCTTTAATGATGATTAAAATTTCTTTTGATGAAAAGAAAAGCGAAACTTTTCAATCAAATGAATTTATTGATGAGAAATTAAAAAAACTTGATAAACACTTATGGGAAGAAAAAGCCACCAATATCTATTTTAGAAAAAAACTTAACTATAAAACAGGGAACGATATTTATATTATTAGACCAAATCAACGAAGATTCTGGTCGGAATCCATGGCATTAGAAGTTGCTTCTGACTTAATTCTTGAAATTTTAAACGAGAATTAATTATGGCATTAAATTCCGCTATCGTCAAAAAATTTAGAAGTGCATTTGAGAATAAATGTTTTACCTTAATTGCTGAAGCTTATCAGTTTTCTTTAATAAAAAAAACTATTCGACTAAATTTAGATGAAAACGATATTACACAAATATTATTTGAAAGAATAAACACAAATCCTAAAAGGATTGATTTTAGGATATTTGCAACGCGTGAAGAACATTTATCTAAAGATGTAGAAATAAAAAAAGGCTTTGCTGATAAATTACCAAGAGTAGATTTAAAAATGTCTAATATAACCTCGAACCTTGAGTTTAAGTACTTTTTTGAAGCTAAACGATTAAAAGAAAATGATTCTAAACTTAAAAGAAGCT
Above is a window of Bizionia sp. M204 DNA encoding:
- the dinD gene encoding DNA damage-inducible protein D, whose product is MKTSIIHSLTENFESCAHKTSDGVEFWMARDLQHLLSYTKWDNFQGVISKAKTACELSEQQIDDHFAEVGKMVSIGSGAEKEIPDIMLTRYACYLVAQNGDPRKEKIAFAQRYFAIQTRKAELIEIKILEHERVNAREKLKATEKELSQVIFEQTGGNQNFALIRSKGDTALFGKTTQQMKDRWGIKNKPLADFMPTILLKAKDFATEITIFNAKENNMKSESQISREHIINNKSVRNTLVSRGIKPENLKAEEDISKIDRRLKSEEKKSLKNPKKLK
- a CDS encoding class I SAM-dependent DNA methyltransferase, with protein sequence MNGQKTIDLIGLNKAISTTLKGKKLSESKSIVLNQAKEFGIDAVYFNTDENDNSFPAIFLKKINSFDINSLKEIASTHKKAWNFKKVLFLYVYSETEIRIYNCSEKPIIITKDNFDYDKELQNIEIKSYKFSDKEQIQELNQLFSTIAIDTGIIWTLEEAQFIRDKINLQRRVDKYLVDSLVNTAKQLEQQGLEINFIHKIILRSLFLLYLEDREATDEKFYSKIRKGAKSYFDILNDVNSTYELFDKLEEHFNGNVFTLEVGENISINELQLIKKCFISGNDNTPQINLFEDWRLFDFSIIQIELLSEIYENFLFKTDPELKKKTGTYYTPPSLVEFILNEKLPVNKGETNYNIKILDPSCGSGIFLVESFKRLVKRYENSHNEKLTDFNKLKKLLTDNIFGVELHPQAIKVAAFSLYLALVDNLDPKNIWQNKNHSLPNLINNPEDKSLKVQGGNLFCRDTIEVNEEIENIEFNLVVGNPPFGTTNLLESVKNYCKQFDFAKEMVLPFLHKSTKFAPNGEIALIFNTKVLTNTGGTYQNFRKWLFNDCYVEKVYNFSILRNAKKNFGGQLFGDATGPISIIYYQKEHPINPSDKITYYAPKTYIKSNIIEGLNIDFTDLKHLPREECQKPDTKIWKVAMWGGMNDWELIKKLNSTTVSIKDFFNKENIDYGVGFELSNPADKTNYEIKTLPIHTPKNIIKYYTPTPNKRIDTDKFRRLGKLSAYQKEHILLNEGIKVVNNSLTLLASFVDYKSAYSKGIVGIYSKDDNIDLLKLLTIYFNSEFIRYFSFLTTSSWGIERDVVKYKELFEAPFLLDSLNKKTRNQIVKLFDNKLYDNEFYLVNKTIEDELNQIILSDLSEYDRFTIQHLLNNIDLFHKQEKSKALFPALQEQVNIFSTLISNELNNFLDGQDLFANATIFNDINRYSPLMMIKISFDEKKSETFQSNEFIDEKLKKLDKHLWEEKATNIYFRKKLNYKTGNDIYIIRPNQRRFWSESMALEVASDLILEILNEN